GGGATGATTCTGTTTTGTTACTGGGTTTAGCTTAGCAAATCAAGAGTATTATCTACCTGTCAAAGTACGGCGTGCCTTGTCTTAATTCACGGATGAATTGCCAATGTCTCCGCAGAGGCTTTTCGGTCCATAACGTTTGGCCTGAGCTCACACCGCGCTGATCTGGCCAGTTGTTCGAAGCCCGGCGCTTTTCCGCTCATGATGGTATAAAATATGATTTTGTTAAATCTTCCACGTGCTCGGTCAGAAAGAATATCCAAGAGACCCAGTTTCCATGATCGGGATCTAAGGATAAGATAGAGAGGCTAATCTGGTTCCTCTTAGAGCTGATTACTTTTCAATTAACAAAAGCAGTGCTTTGTTCCTCCATATTGAAATGTCATTTCACAATTCAGGATTGTATACCAATGGTCAAGTAAAGAGAAGTccggaaaaaaagacaacgaGCTTCTATTGTCAATCAAAAGGAATCAAAGTTGCGATCCATAGTACTCATAACAGAAACCCCGGGCAGAGCATGCTTGCTTGCTCCCGCCATGTCCCCAATTCAATAAACTATTATACAAGAGAGATTTTGAGTCCTTGGCTGCGCTGTTCGAGATTCATGTTGTCTCGGGCTTGGTGGATAAAAGACAGGAGCCAGTCGAAGGCGAGTTTGAGGAAAGTGATTTTACATGCTAGAGAAGCTTGTCAGTCGAGGCTTCTCCTTCCGATCACCATTTGCGTAGGAATAGACTCacggagggaggagaagttCGCCGAGGCTGCTGTGTAGGAAAGCGACACCAGCCTATCAATGCAAAAGTCAGCTTTGATTATTCAAGATCATCGCAGATGCGAGACATCACATACGCCGAAGACCAGGAGGCTGCGGACAATGGTCGCGTTCTCCGGGTTGGTAGCCTCGTCGTAGATGGTGCTCAGGAAGTTCTTCTGAggacgggaggaggaggaaacgCCGACACGCTTGGGAGCCATGGTGATTATGGATGTGAGTTGGTGGTTGATGGAGATATATGGATGGAAATGATCATGTATTGAGGCAACAATGGATCGGAAGGAGTCAGAATTTCTGCGGCGGCCGGGCCGATTCGCGCATGGCCAGCCAACTCAGGCCGCTTCGCTGGACCCCGTTGACCGCCTGAATTTGCCTGACAATATTTGAGTACTCGAGGTGACGTATCCAGTGTTCATGATGCGGaaagattcaagaaaagaCCCCCGGGACTTCGTTTTTGTTTCTAAtgaaagaaaatagagagtGTCTTCATACCCCAAGTCTCAGTCTTGGTTAGGGACGAACAACTAATTTCAAAATTGAAGCTTTTATTGTATGATTGTACAGTAAAAACAATTGCGATTGAAAGGCGGTAAGCCACACTGCAACCAATAGCCACTAACCTCCGCATCGGTGCGGCATTGGCTCAAGCTGGTACCTGTATTGCTTTTCGAGGCGCGCGACAGTTTGTTGGAGTTCAGTATATCTGTCCGGTGTAATAGATTCTGCAGCACTTGGCAACCGTGATTTCCGCGCTTGTGGTCGCTCGCAAATCTCGTTATCATCAGCTCGAATCATTAGCCTGTGTTGAAGAACTCCATGCTCAATTGGTTTTCGCGCCGTCGCAACCATGACTAGTGTCGACGAGCTATTCAAAGTGAGTTCCAGACCACTCGGGAGTCGTCGAGGATTAGCTAAACTCTTCTGCTGACTTCTTCAGAAACCGCTGGCCACAGGGAGCTCTAAACGCAAGTTTGAGCCTGTGCAAGATCCTAGTATGCTCAGCTCTGTCTTCCAGGTTCACGCCAGTGGCTTCTGCTAACGCAATTGGATAGACGAACTCTACAAAGCGGCCAAACTTGACTCCTCTGGTGATGTGAAATCCAAGGGGAAAGCCGCGATGGCggaggatgagatggatgacgaggacggcGAGGCTGGGCCCGAATTACCTCCCGATTTCGAAGAAGACATTCCCGATGACGAAGAAGGCCGCTTCTTTGGCGGAGGCATGGAGCAGAAGACCGCCGAGGCAATGCAATACATTGATCAGAATGAAGACGAAGCTGCAGTAAGGACTCCTTCCACGAATCGTTGGAGCGGAGAGTGATTCGCTGACGAGCTTGGAATCAACTAGCCAGAGAAATTTGATGCGGCTTGGGTACGTCGGTTTGCTTtgaatttcgagaagaagatttccAAGAACGCCGAGCTGCGCGCAAAATTCGAGAACGATCCGCAAAAGTACGTCAAATCTTCAGGTGCGGGAAACAACTTTCTAACAAACACATAATAGGTTCATGGCCTCCGAGGCCGATCTCGACACAGAAATTAAGGGACTGTCAATTCTTTCCGAGCATCCAGACCTCTATCAGGAATTTTCTAAGATGGGATGTGTTTCGTCTTTGGTTTCATTGCTCTCGCACGAAAATGCCGATATTGCCATCGATACGATTCAAATCATAAGCGAGCTCACAGATGAGGACGTGGAGGCGGAGCAGGAGCAGTGGGATACCCTGGTCAACGCCATGGTGAGTTCTGTGTTCTTGCCGGCAATTGGTGGTTATGTGAAAAGCTAACAAGGTCAGATGGATGCCGACCTCGTTGAACTCCTTACACAGAATCTATCGCGTCTGGATGAGGGCTCGGAAACAGACAGAACAGGCGTTTACTACATTCTGAGTAAGCCGAGACATACGCTCTTCGATGCTTTGACAACAGTACAGTGCTGACCCCGTCATCAGATGTCCTCGAAAACTTGTCCTCCCAGTCCGCGTTATCAGAGAAAATTGGACAAGACTCCGCCGTTATGTCTTGGATTCTTTCACGCATACAGAGGAAGGAGAGCCCAGTCTCTCAAAATAAACAGTATGCTGCGGAAGTTCTAGCCATTCTTTTGCAATCATCGGCCAAGAATCGAGAAAAATTCATAGATCTTGAGGGGGTTGATGCACTCCTGCAGCTACTGAGTCAATACCGCAAGAGAGACCCGGCGAAAGActcagaagaagaagaatacGTGGAGAATTTGTTCGACGCCCTGGCTTGTCTCGTTGACGACGAGTCTGGGAAGGAAAAGTTCCTTGAGGCTGAAGGCATCGAGCTTGCTCAGATCATGCTCCGGGAGAGTAAATTTAGCAAGTCGAGGGCCCTCAAACTTCTCGATCACGCACTCGGTGGAGCTGGTGGTGCTCCCGCCTGTGAGCGACTTGTTGAGGTTGCTGGATTGAGGACCATTTTTGGAATGTTCATGAAGAAGGCTAGTTGCATCTTTCCACATACTTAACTGGAACATCACAGCTAATGTCTCGCAGCAAGAGGGTCAAAGCATCGAACACCTGCTCGGCATATTTGCCTCCCTGCTCCGTCTTCTTCCTGGTGGGTCTGCTCCGCGCATTCGAGCTCTTGCCAAGTTCATGGAAAAAGACTACGAGAAAATCGAGAAACTGGTGAAACTGAGAAGGGAATACGCCGCTCGGTTGTTACCTGTCGAGCAAGCGATTCAGAAAGAGCGCCAAGGGCTTTCACAAGATGACCTAGAATTCATGGCTGGTGAATGGCTGTCACGCCGCCTGGATGCTGGTTTGTTCTCGTTACAAGTAAGTTTCATCGAACCACTACTTGATATTCACACAGACTGACAGGCAATGGTAATTTTGAAATAGACTATCGATATCATACTCGCATGGCTTGTTGCGGAAGATGATGGTGCCCACAAGAAGATTGTTGCTCTTCTTGCAGATCGAGAACGAAGATTTGTCCTTGGTGCGAGGCACCTTACAAGGTAAGTTTAATTCCAAATTTACGTCGTCTGTGGAGTCTCACATCGCTAATTTGTGCAGAACAATTGGAGGGCCTAGAAGACGAAGAGCAGGGGCAGAAGGACTTCAAAGATATGCTGACAGCATTGTTGCAATTTTGCTGAGAGTGATATGCTGCCTGAGCAAGTTAACACCCATGGTCCTCACTCAGGTTGTGACTACACATTCCACTTTGAGTCTGATGAATATTGTCCCCTTCTCATTCACTTTGCTGTTCCATCGGCACCCTTCCGCCCAGAGACCCATTCTATTCTTGCACACGCCCAAAAATATTTGAAACACTCGACCTATTTTGTTTATATATCTTTTACTTTACGCCTTCAAAGTGGTCTGAAGTCACACCAGAAATGCTTCTTGTAGACGAGTGAATGATAGCGCTTCTGGTAGGGCGAGTCGAAGAGTATACAACCTCGATAGCTGTCTACGTAATTTATTACGGAGTAATAGATTGTCGTCCAGTGTGTGATTCATGTGTCATTCGTTTGTTTTCACATGTGCAAATGTCGATTCTCAATCTTTCTCTCACTTTACGCATCTAGCGGGTGATACGAACCTTATAGCTTGAGGTTATAGGTGTTTCTGAAACGCAAATTTCCACCACACCTGGAGGCTGAGACTCTGACCATTATCAGTGACTAAATCTTCATTAATTTCGGACCTAGTGCCTCAATTCCCCGCTTTTAGGTATCACTCTCTGTGCTCTTGTCCGAGTCTCCCTTCCCATTCACTTCTTTCTCAGTAAGAGCGCcgacgagaaggaggaagaacgTAGTACATTCTATTTGAAGAACGGAACCTGAAAAGCAACTACAAAGAGAATGTTTTGATTCAGAGTATTGATTGCAAGCGGACGACTTGGATGAGGGAGATATTCCTCCAATACAGATCTGCAATGAAGTACAGTCAATGATGCCCATGGCCAATGAATGATGGTGCTTTAAAGGCAAGTATTCGGACGGAGCGATGGACGGTAGGCTGTCTGAGCCACGTGATATGTATCACGTGAATCATATATCCACATCGGGCCTAGCCCGCCTCAGCCGCGCCGAAGCATCAAGATCCTTGGAGATCAATAATCAGTCCCTTCAACTCGCCACGCCGGGAGACTCCTTTCCATCTCACTGAACTTTCTGTGTCACCCATTTACTTGTCTGTGGCATTCGCAGGAAAATTCATTCCTTTGCCAGTCACTGACAGGTGGGTGTCGCAGCGCGTTGGGTGAATCTCTCAACTCACTTTGTTTCCTCGCCGCGGACGCGCCCTCCCTGCGCCCTCACCGCAACCGCATTTTCGATTCATCACGCATATTACGCCAAACAAAGGGATTTGTGGATCCTGATAGATCGCAATCATGGCGGACTACGATGAAGCCTACGAGGAGCAATTTTACGATGACGCTGAAGATGGAATCACTTCCGAGGACTGCTGGACAGTGATCTCGTCCTTCTTCGACGTCAAGGGTCTTGTGTCGCAACAGCTTGATTCTTTCGATGAGTTCATTTCTTCGACGATGCAGGAATTAGTGGAGGAGCAAGGACAAGTTGTTTTGGATCAGACCGTGCCCCCCGATGAGGACGAAGCCGAGCCTGTGGTCGTGCGCCGATACGAGATCAAATTCGGTACTGTCATGCTCACACGGCCATCTGTGACGGAAGACGATGGATCGACAGTGAGCATGTTGCCTCAAGAGGCACGTCTGCGAAACTTGACTTACGCCAGTCCCCTTTACCTGACCATGAAGAAATTCGTTACCGAGGCACGAGAATGTCAGGTTGCGGATCGAGCGGACGATGAAGCTGCCGATGCAGATGATGAAAACAAGGAGCGAGGCACATATCTCAAATGGGCGCCCAGATCTCACGACTCAGCCTggcaagaggaagagaccatcttcatcggcAAGATTCCTATTATGCTCAAGTCCAAGTACTGCTGTCTGAAGGAATCGCCTGAAGAGCGACTCTACGCCTGGAATGAGTGCCCCTACGACTCCGGCGGTTACTTTATTATCAACGGAAGTGAGAAGGTGTTGATTGCTCAGGAGCGCAGTGCGGGAAATATTGTGCAGGTCTTCAAGAAGGCTCCACCCAGCCCAACACCATACGTCGCTGAAATTCGAAGTGCTGTCGAGAAGGGATCGcgtcttctttctcagcTCGCGCTTAAGCTCTTTGCCAAGGGTGACAGTGCCAAGGGCGGATTCGGTCCCACCATCCGTTCGACTCTTCCCTACGTTAAGTCTGACATTCCGATTGTCATTGTTTTCCGTGCTCTCGGTGTCGTATCCGATGAGGACATTCTTAACCACATCTGCTATGACCGCAATGATACCCCGATGTTGGAGATGTTGAAGCCTTGTATCGAGGAGGGTTTCGTCATCCAGGACCGTGAAGTTGCTCTTGACTTTATTGCCAAGCGTGGCTCGTCACAATCCAATTTGAACCATGAGCGACGTGTTCGATATGCGCGAGAGATCATGCAGAAAGAGTTGCTGCCCCATATTTCTCAGAGCGAGGGCAGCGAAACGCGAaaggccttcttcttgggctACATGGTTCATCGTCTGCTGCAATGTGCCCTTGGCCGCCGAGATGTTGACGACCGTGACCACTTCGGAAAAAAGCGTCTGGACTTGGCTGGTCCCCTTCTGGCTGGTCTTTTCCGTGTTCTCTTTACTCGCGTCACTCGTGATCTCCAGCGTTACATGCAACGATGTGTGGAGACTAACAAGGAGCCAAACCTTCGCATTGGCCTTAAGGCTGCGACATTGACTGGTGGCCTGAAATACGCCTTGGCAACGGGTAACTGGGgtgagcagaagaaggcGGCCAGCTCCAAGGCTGGTGTCTCCCAAGTGCTTAGTCGTTACACATTTGCTTCTAGTTtgtctcatcttcgtcgtaCCAACACACCTATTGGCCGAGATGGTAAGATTGCGAAGCCTCGTCAGCTACATAATACTCACTGGGGTCTTGTCTGTCCGGCCGAGACACCAGAAGGTCAAGCTTGTGGTCTTGTCAAGAACTTGGCTCTGATGTGTTACATCACGGTCGGAACGCCCAGCGAGCCTATCGTGGACTTCATGATTCAACGGAACATGGAGGTTCTTGAAGAGTTCGAGCCACAGGTTACTCCCAACGCTACGAAGGTCTTTGTTAATGGTGTCTGGGTCGGTATTCACCGTGATCCGACACACCTGGTCAACACGATGCAGTCCTTGCGTCGACGCAACATGATCTCTCATGAAGTCAGCTTGATTCGTGACATTCGTGACCGAGAATTTAAAATTTTCACGGATGCTGGACGTGTCTGCCGTCCCTTGTTTGTTGTGGACAATGACCCGAAGAGTGAAAATGCAGGATCTCTGGTCCTGAATAAGGAACATATTCGTTTGCTTGAGTTAGACAAGGATCTTCAACGTGAGCTGCCACCAGAGCAACTCCGCGAGCAGGGTTTCGGATGGGACGGCTTGGTCAGGTCAGGAGTCGTGGAATACGTCGAcgctgaagaggaagagacgATTATGATTGTCATGACCCCCGAGGATCTTGAGATCTCCAAACATCTTCAGGCAGGATATTCCCTCCCCGAAGATGACAAGAACGATCTCAACAAGCGTGTCCGCACTGTCACTCAGCGCGCCCACACTTGGACTCACTGCGAGATTCATCCCAGTATGATTCTTGGTGTCTGTGCCAGTATCATTCCTTTCCCCGATCACAACCAGTCGCCCCGTAACACTTACCAGTCTGCCATGGGTAAACAAGCCATGGGTGTCTTCTTGACCAACTTTGCACAGCGAATGGAGACAATGGCAAACATTCTCTACTACCCTCAAAAACCACTTGCGACAACGCGGTCGATGGAGTTCCTGCGCTTCCGCGAGTTGCCCGCCGGTCAAAACGCTATTGTCGCCATTGCCACTTATTCCGGTTACAACCAGGAGGATTCCGTCATCATGAATCAAAGCAGTATCGACCGTGGTCTCTTCCGCAGTCTGTTCTATCGTACATACACGGATTCGGAAAAGACGGTGGGCACATCTTTCGTTGAGAGTTTCGAGAAGCCTATCAAGAGCGAGACCATCGGCATGCGCAAGGGTACATACGACAAACTAGACGACGACGGTATCGTTGCTCCTGGTGTGCGTGTCTCTGGAGAGgacatcatcatcggcaaGGTCGCCCCCCTCGCACCCGATGCGGAAGAGCTCGGGCAACGAACCAAGTCACACGTCAAAATCGATGTATCTACGCCTCTTCGCAGTACTGAAAATGGTATCGTCGATCAGGTCGTGATTTCGACCGCCAACGATGGTCTCAAATTCGCCAAAGTCCGCATGCGTACCACCAAGGTTCCGCAGATTGGTGACAAGTTCGCTTCCCGTCACGGGCAGAAGGGTACTATTGGTATCACATACCGACAGGAGGACATGCCTTTCAGCCGCGAGGGGTTGACACCTGATATTATCATTAACCCTCACGCTATTCCCTCGCGTATGACCATTGCTCACTTGATCGAGTGTCAGCTCAGTAAAGTCTCAGCTCTTCGAGGATTTGAAGGCGATGCCACGCCATTTACAGACGTGACTGTTGACTCCGTCTCGCGTCTGCTTCGTGAGCACGGTTATCAATCTCGTGGATTCGAAGTCATGTACAACGGCCACACCGGCCGCAAGTTGGTGGCTCAGGTCTTCCTTGGTCCCACTTATTACCAGCGGCTGCGCCACATGGTAGACGACAAGATTCACGCTCGTGCTCGGGGCCCAACGCAGATCTTGACACGCCAACCCGTAGAGGGTCGTGCTCGTGATGGTGGTCTTCGTTTCGGAGAGATGGAGCGTGATTGCATGATTGCCCATGGTGCCAGTCACTTCCTCAAGGAACGTCTCTTTGACGTGTCAGACCCCTTCCGAGTCCACATTTGCGACGACTGCGGTCTGATGACTCCTATCGCGTAagtttcctctttttctgccGTGTGAAACGTTTCATTTCTTGTGCATTCTCATACTGACACAATCTATAGTAAACTCAAAAAGGGTCTCTTTGAATGTCGCCTGTGTAACAACAAGCACCGCATCTCCCAAGTCCATATCCCCTACGCCGCCAAGCTTCTGTTCCAAGAGCTGGCCTCGATGAACATTGCCGCTCGGATGTTTACTGATCGCTCTGGAGTTTCGGTGCGCTAAAGGCCCGATCTCTTTGATCTCAATCCCGCAGGGCCTTGTCCTggttctttccccctctatTCTTCTTTGTATTTTAATGATCTGCCCGAAAAAACTTTTCAAGCGGGGGAAGTTTCTGCTGCGGCGTCCAGGATTCATGAACAAAGTTCCTCTGCCTTTTCAACTAGTAGCATACATAGCTGGAATTTTTTTGAAACTTTTGAgtaatctttttttttccgacGTAAGCACCCGCATGAGCTCGTGCTAGCCTGGGAGTCTTTTCCATAAACCGCGAGAGCTGTGGTTCATAACCTCTCGTTTCCGTCGGCGCTGAGTAAATTCGTCGAGGGTTGCCCTTCAACTCATTCTTGAGAAGCCGCTTGTTGATAACTGCTGGGACTAGCTATAGACGTAGGGACACAGGCTAGGTCTGGTACATGCGGGATGGATGGCCTATCCAAGCGCTTGAATGGGCGATCTGTTTTACCTCGGTTCCAGCCGCCAACGGTTAAATAATCCGAGTGTGTCTAGGCACTTTAGGTCAACTGTTTCAGAGCTTTCACATGCCCGGTTGTTGAACACTCAAGCATGAAGACAGAAAGGATTTTCGAGTCACGGGAAGAACTCTTATGTTAGTAGTATGGCTTATTGCAGGCTCGTCACATAACAGGAAACCTTGTCTGGTATCATCATATTCAATCATTCGTCTAGTTTGAAGATATTGCTTTCGCTTCGCTTTGCAGTCATTGATGGGCTCTGGAGATGAGACATGAGCACTTGATAGTCCGCACGAATTGCAAATGACTCCGTGAGATCCAGTATTGCAAAATTCAAATTCTACGTGGGCGAGATCGTGCCAGATACCCTTACTTCGCATTGGAGAGACTGTTGCCAATGACCTCGTCTCGGCGTCTGCCGCTCCTGAAGTATAACGCTACCCATGTGCAAGCTCCAGGACCCggtccgttttttttttcttttttttttcttttttgagtAGCTCAGGGAGCTGCAACCTTGAGGTCACTTGCCTCTACGAGCGACTTGAAAAGAGTCAAGCCAGATGCAGTGTGCCCACGCAGCGGGAGGTCGGTCCGTGATTGAGGCATGAGACTCGGGGATCAACGACGGCTCCCTGACCTTGATGTAAACTGCACCGATTGTGGACCCGGGAATCTCTTGATAGCTACTATTAATATGCATGTCAGCTTCACGACTCACTTTCATTTTGTTGTCGTGCGGGTGCCCATTCCACGAGATGTGGAATCACGCACCAGATCCCAGGGCCAGGGCTGTTCATTTGGGGGTGGGATCCTGTGTCTTCAACATGTCGACCATGCATAGATGAAGACCGGACAAAAGTGCTGAGTTGTTGAAGTTGAATAAATTGCTTAATAGGCAcgaaagacgaagaagagtcACGTTTCTGGGCTTCGGTCGTACTGGCAAATGCTGAGATGAGAGGCCGTCGGAATCGTCAAAACAATTTGACCACGTTATACGCACTGTGTGAAAATGAGCTGTATCGGCAGCCTGTTTTGTGTGCCCGATTCTCCTAGAATGGTCTGGCGTTTCACTGATTACTCGGATGAAGGAGCAAGAACGTGGAAGCAACTGCTGGCACAGGCGACTGGTGAACAGCTTGCAATCACTGCCAGCGACTTCTGAGCTTGTTTTTACCTTGTGTTGTCGTCCCCGGGAGGCTGCTAGGGGCTGTTAATTGTCATTTGGATGGTCAGAGACATTGAAGCAGTTTCTGTGATCAAGCGTCTATGGACTACGTTCCTTTACGACAGGATGGTGTGGAGCCAAGGCTTGGAGAGCTACGTGAGACCCGCGGAAATCTCATGACAGAAACTCTTGTTGGGTGAATGGTAAATTGCCCAGCTTCATTTTCAGTTGCCACGCTTTACAAAATCCGAGAATCCTTCACCAGGTACATCTTTCAAAGTAGAGAATGAGGCGACATGGCCGATGGTTCTTCAATATCACCGGAGTGATACATGAAGCACATACTAAGGATAATGTAAGCGACCTAGCAAGACACGATAATGATAAAGCCCAAATGGGCCTGTTTTCACAAGAAAGCAATGTAAGGCTATGAGCAAGACACTTCCTCCGGCTGTTGATAGTCTCAAATGGGTGCCATCAGCTGTGTGTGGATACGGATCGCATCCTCGGCAGTGCCCAGGGGTCC
The nucleotide sequence above comes from Penicillium oxalicum strain HP7-1 chromosome II, whole genome shotgun sequence. Encoded proteins:
- a CDS encoding Beta-catenin-like protein 1 encodes the protein MTSVDELFKKPLATGSSKRKFEPVQDPNELYKAAKLDSSGDVKSKGKAAMAEDEMDDEDGEAGPELPPDFEEDIPDDEEGRFFGGGMEQKTAEAMQYIDQNEDEAAPEKFDAAWVRRFALNFEKKISKNAELRAKFENDPQKFMASEADLDTEIKGLSILSEHPDLYQEFSKMGCVSSLVSLLSHENADIAIDTIQIISELTDEDVEAEQEQWDTLVNAMMDADLVELLTQNLSRLDEGSETDRTGVYYILNVLENLSSQSALSEKIGQDSAVMSWILSRIQRKESPVSQNKQYAAEVLAILLQSSAKNREKFIDLEGVDALLQLLSQYRKRDPAKDSEEEEYVENLFDALACLVDDESGKEKFLEAEGIELAQIMLRESKFSKSRALKLLDHALGGAGGAPASNVSQQEGQSIEHLLGIFASLLRLLPGGSAPRIRALAKFMEKDYEKIEKLVKLRREYAARLLPVEQAIQKERQGLSQDDLEFMAGEWLSRRLDAGLFSLQTIDIILAWLVAEDDGAHKKIVALLADRERRFVLEQLEGLEDEEQGQKDFKDMLTALLQFC
- a CDS encoding DNA-directed RNA polymerase II subunit RPB2, with product MADYDEAYEEQFYDDAEDGITSEDCWTVISSFFDVKGLVSQQLDSFDEFISSTMQELVEEQGQVVLDQTVPPDEDEAEPVVVRRYEIKFGTVMLTRPSVTEDDGSTVSMLPQEARLRNLTYASPLYLTMKKFVTEARECQVADRADDEAADADDENKERGTYLKWAPRSHDSAWQEEETIFIGKIPIMLKSKYCCLKESPEERLYAWNECPYDSGGYFIINGSEKVLIAQERSAGNIVQVFKKAPPSPTPYVAEIRSAVEKGSRLLSQLALKLFAKGDSAKGGFGPTIRSTLPYVKSDIPIVIVFRALGVVSDEDILNHICYDRNDTPMLEMLKPCIEEGFVIQDREVALDFIAKRGSSQSNLNHERRVRYAREIMQKELLPHISQSEGSETRKAFFLGYMVHRLLQCALGRRDVDDRDHFGKKRLDLAGPLLAGLFRVLFTRVTRDLQRYMQRCVETNKEPNLRIGLKAATLTGGLKYALATGNWGEQKKAASSKAGVSQVLSRYTFASSLSHLRRTNTPIGRDGKIAKPRQLHNTHWGLVCPAETPEGQACGLVKNLALMCYITVGTPSEPIVDFMIQRNMEVLEEFEPQVTPNATKVFVNGVWVGIHRDPTHLVNTMQSLRRRNMISHEVSLIRDIRDREFKIFTDAGRVCRPLFVVDNDPKSENAGSLVLNKEHIRLLELDKDLQRELPPEQLREQGFGWDGLVRSGVVEYVDAEEEETIMIVMTPEDLEISKHLQAGYSLPEDDKNDLNKRVRTVTQRAHTWTHCEIHPSMILGVCASIIPFPDHNQSPRNTYQSAMGKQAMGVFLTNFAQRMETMANILYYPQKPLATTRSMEFLRFRELPAGQNAIVAIATYSGYNQEDSVIMNQSSIDRGLFRSLFYRTYTDSEKTVGTSFVESFEKPIKSETIGMRKGTYDKLDDDGIVAPGVRVSGEDIIIGKVAPLAPDAEELGQRTKSHVKIDVSTPLRSTENGIVDQVVISTANDGLKFAKVRMRTTKVPQIGDKFASRHGQKGTIGITYRQEDMPFSREGLTPDIIINPHAIPSRMTIAHLIECQLSKVSALRGFEGDATPFTDVTVDSVSRLLREHGYQSRGFEVMYNGHTGRKLVAQVFLGPTYYQRLRHMVDDKIHARARGPTQILTRQPVEGRARDGGLRFGEMERDCMIAHGASHFLKERLFDVSDPFRVHICDDCGLMTPIAKLKKGLFECRLCNNKHRISQVHIPYAAKLLFQELASMNIAARMFTDRSGVSVR